The sequence TTTTCCCAATTTAGTATCATACATCGCAACTCCATCGTGATGTTTGGTCGTGATTACAGCATATTTTGCACCAGAATCTTTGATCATATCTGCCCAGGCTGCAGGATCATATTTACTTAAAGTGTAACTTTTTTGTTGTTTCATATAATCTTCAACCGAGATTTTTCCGTTGTGAAAACTCCACGATTCAGAAACATCCGCAACTGAATAAATTCCAGCGTGAATGAAGATTCCTAGTTTCGCATCCTCAAACCATTTCATTTTTTCAGCAATATCTTTTGCTTCAATTTTGTTTTGCGAATAGCCTGCGATCGTAGTTCCAATTACTAAAATCGCTAAGATTATCTTTTTGGTCATTTTTTTGTTTTTATGTAGTTATTATTTAATCCAGATTGTTGTTGCAGTTGCTTGCAAACCTTCACTTTCTGCTTTTACGGTAAATTGTCCTTTTTGATCTTTTTTGGCTTTGACAATTACTAAAACTTTTCCGTTGTAAGCTGGTCTTTCTTTACTTTGAAAAGGCACAAAACTTGTTGCGTCTCCGTTATCAGTTGCCACAATTTCGCCTGCTCCTTCTATTGAAAATTTGACTAACGGGTTTGAACGAGGAACAACTAAACCATTTTTATCAGTAACATCAACCGTTACAAAAACCAAATCAACATCATCTGCATATACCGCTTTTCGATCAGCTGATATATCTAGCTTTGTGGGAGTTCCTGTTGTTTTTACAATATCTGTTGCCCAAATTTTTCCATTTTTATAGCAAATAACTTTTAGTTCGCCTGGTTTATAAATAACATCGTCCCATGTTAAACGGAAATCCACACCTTTAGTCATTTTCTTTCTTCCAAGACTTTTTCCATTTAGGAACAATTCACCTTCATCTCCCGAAGTATAAACATGAACAGGAACTACTTGACCTGTACGTTCGCTCCAATTCCAATGTGGTAAAATATGAGCAGTTGGCACGTCAGGCCTCCAATGTGATTTGTAGCTGTAATATCTATCTTTTGGAAAACCGGCTAAATCAATAATGCCAAAATAACTGCTTCTTGATGGCGGATTGTTTTTTTGCAATTCTGCCAATTTTGCCTCTAATTCTTTCTGTTTAGATGGATCTGTTCTAAAATTCAGCAAATTCGTTTCATCTGAATTATATGGTGTTGGCTCTCCCAAATAATCAAAACCGGTCCAAACATATTCTCCCAATAAATGAGGATATTTTGCATTGGTACGGAACTGCATATCTGGCGAACAACCCCAACCCGGAAAAGCATCATCATAAGATGAAATCTGCCAAGTGGTTTTATTGTATTTATCATCAAAGAAATATTCATCACGAGAACTTACCGTTGAAGCGGTTTCACTTCCAATCGTTGGTTTTTTAGCATATCTCGGATCGATATCCCATTTTGGTTGTTGATCAAAAAAGTAATTCACTCCCATTATATCCAATGCTATAGCCGCACCCGAACTTCTTCCGCCATCTGGATCGTTATATCCATTTGAAACTGGACGCGTTGGGTCTTCTCTGCGCATAATATCGGCAAGTTCTTTTGTCAACTTAACATTTTGCTGATCCGGAACTTCATTTCCAATTGACCAAATAAATACCGAAGGATTATTTCTGTCTCTGTGAACCAAAGCCATCAAATCCTTTTCATGCCATTGATCAAAAATCACATTATAATCCAATTTCTTTTTTCCGATTTTCCAGGCGTCAAAAGCTTCATCCCAAACTAAAAATCCCATTTTATCTGCCAATTCCAATAATTCTGGAGCTGGAGGATTGTGAGACGTACGCAACGAATTGCATCCCATTTCTTTCAGCATCAACAATTGTCTTTTCAATGCCGAAGTATTAATTGCGGCACCCAAAGCACCTAAATCATGATGATTGCAGGTACCGAAAATCTCAACTCTTTTCCCGTTTAAAAGAAATCCGTTTCGCGGTGTAAATTCAATTGTTCGAATACCAAAAGGCGTATTGTAAGTATCAACTACTTTTCCGTCAACGCTTACTTTAGTTTGGGCAACATAACGATTTGGTGTTTTCAAATCCCATAATTTAGGATTGTTCAAAATCGAATGTGCTTCTGATTCTTCCGTTGAATTTGGCTTGATTTCCAAAGTAGAAACAATTAACGAACCCGCTTTTATTGTAGGTTTATTATCAATATCCAACTCATACAAATCGGTAGTAACAACTGCTTTAACGGTTTTATTTGTTGCATTGTCCACTTTAACCAATACTTTGATTGCCGCTTCTTCTTTTGTGATATTTGGTGTGGTGATATAAGTTCCCCAATGACCAACATAAACCGGATTTGTTTTTACCAACCAAACATGACGATAAATCCCAGCTCCCGGATACCAACGAGAATCCCAGTTTTCAGTGTCCAGACGAACCGCCAAAACATTTTCTTCTCCAAATTTTAAAAATGGAGTCAAATTCATTCGGAAAGAATTATATCCGTACGGCCATGTCCCTACATAATTTCCATTCAAATAAATTTTGGCATTTGCCATAGCGCCATCAAAATCAACAAAAATCTGTTTTCCAGAATCTGAAGCCGGAACAGTAAAATGTTTTCTATACCAGCCAATTCCTTTCCATGGCAATTTTCCTGTTTCACCTCTAAGCTCAATTCTAAAAGGTCCTTTGATCGCCCAATCATGTGGCAGATTCAATTTTTCCCAATTGGATTCATTAGTTGAAATGGCTTCTAAATTCTTGGGCTCTTCTTTAATCAATCCGTCAGCTTGAAGTCCGAAACGCGAAAAAACCCAATTGTCATCAAAAGATTCAGTATCAACAGAACCCATTCTTTTAATTGCTTTTTGTTGCGAAAAACCAGAAAAACCAATCGTTAAACAGAAAATTAACGCGAAATAATTACGTAATGAAAACATCATTTTGCTCCTAATTTTTGATTAATTAAAGCGAACGATCCAAATGTGTATAACCCCCATCTACGTGAATCAGCTGTCCTGTAGTGTGGCTTGATCTATTAGACAATAAGAATACTGTCATATTAGCGATTTCTTCGGCAGTTGTCATTCGGTTTTCAAACGGAATTTTCGCTGTAATTTCTTTTAATTTTTGCTCCGGATTCTCAAGCGTATTAATCCATGCCTCATATAATGGCGTATAGCATTCGGCTACAATTACGGCATTTACACGTATTCCGTATTTTAGCAATTCAACAGACCACTCGCGAGTCAATGCGTTGCGTCCTCCGTTTGAAGCAGCATAGGCCGATGTATTTCCTTGTCCGGTATCAGCCGTTTTTGAACCAATATTTACAATCGCCCCTTTTGTTTTTTTCAACTCAGGCAATGCATATTGCGCCATCAAATAATAATGCACGAGATTTTTATGAATTGAAGCCATGAATTTTTCATAATCGCCGCTTTCCAAACCAACGCCGTCATTTACTCCGGCATTATTAACCAATCCGTCGATTCTTCCGCATAATGCAACAACTTGATCGACTGCATCTTTACAAGCTTCAGGGTTTGTAAGCTCCGCAGAAACCGCTAATGCTCTTCCTCCTTCAGATTCGATTTCTCTGATTGCCTTTTCATTATCAGCATTACTTCTTCCCACAATTACCGGAATTGCACCTTCTCCTGCTAAGACTTTGCAGATTCCAAGTCCAATTCCTTTTGCTCCGCCGGTTACAATAATTATTTTATCAGTAAGGTTAAGATTCATTTTGTATGCTATTTTAGTTAGATAGTTTTTTGATTGCAAATACATTTGAACTCACAATCACGGTCGTTTTTTTTTATAAATGATAAAAATTGATGGCGTTTTTGCTCCAAAATTTATCTTGATCTATTTTTGAAAATTTCGAAAAATAGTCTTCTACAATTTCACACGATTCAGCATATGAAGCGGCCAGCAAACTCACTGGCCAATCGCTGCCAAACATTAAACGGTCAATTCCAAAAACCTCAGTAACCACATCTAAACAATGTGTAAAGTCTGTTTTGGTCCAGTTGTTCCAATCGGCTTCTGTTACCAAGCCTGATATCTTGCACATTACGTTTGGAAATTTTGCAATTGCTCGAATTCCGTTTTCCCAATCGGTGAATTCTTTGTTTTTAAAATCTGGTTTTGCCAAATGATCCATAACAAATTTTTGCTCCGGAAAATTTGACACAAGTTTTGCGGCATTTTCCAAATGTTTCGGAAAAATCACAATATCATAGGTGAAATTATGTTTTGCTAATTGCGAAATTCCATTTTGGAATTTTGGTTGCAACATAAAATCAAGATCTGCCTCAGCCTGGATAATATGCCTGAAGCCTTTCAACTTTTCGAATTTAACACAATATTCCAAACGCTCCGCAATAGTATCGGAACACAAATCTATCCAGCCTACAACTCCCTTTATGAAAGGATTTTCTTTTGCTAAATCCAGCAAAAAAAGTGTTTCTTCCTCACTTTGATCAGCCTGAACGGCTACACAACCTCCAAACTGATTTTCAAATAATATGGGTTCCAAATCAGCAGGCAAAAAATCGCGCTTGATTACCTTCATTTCATCAGTAATCCAAGCGTCCTTTACTGGCTCATATTTCCAGAAATGTTGGTGACTATCGATTTTCATGTAGATCAAATATTTTTTCCATCATCACCCATTTTTCGCCTTCTTTTGCCCATGGCAAAGCTTTTTGGTATTTCCACATCAATTCTTCCCATTTTTGAACAACAGGATTATTGGCATCCATTTCACCTTTTCTTTCAAAAGTAAAAGTCTCATTGGCTTCGATAATCATAAACATTCGGTTTCCAACACAATAAATCTCAAGATTCTCAATTCCCGAATTGGTAATGCTTTCTGTTATTTCTGGCCAGATTTTTTCATGATATTTCTTGTACTCCGCCATCAAAACCGGATCTTCATGTAAATCTAATGCCAGACAATATTTTTGAGTTACCATAGTATTATAAAATTTTAAGGTTGAAACCTAAAATTACTGATTATCGTTTCTTTATTTATGTACAAGTTATTAACTAAATCGTTTTATAATTTGAACAGCCATTTATTGTAATCTTAAAAAAATAAAATTATTGCATTACAATCTTTTATTTTAGCTCAAAATTATCATTAATTAAGCATTTATTATCTTTTTAATAAATCCTACAAAAAGACCAGTTTTCGTCGCGCTTTTTTGTAATAAATTACGAGATAAAAAAAAATACTCCTTTATAAAAGGAAATCCTCAAAATGCAGATTTTAATTTTAGACAAAATCTAATGCTAGTTTTTTAATAAAATTGCAATATAGAAGCTGTAGCTTATACCAAAGCATTTTTGCGATACTCTTTGGGAGTAGTACCTATTAATTTCTTGAAAAGTTTATTGAAGTTTGATGCCGTTTTGTAGCCGCATTCATAAGCGATTTCAGAAATACCCAAATCGGTTTCAATCAAATATTTGCAGGCATTTGAAACTCTAATTTCATTTAAATATTCTACAAAAGGCTTTTTAGTTTTAGCTTTGAACATTCTGCAGAAAGAAGTTGGTGTCAAATTAGCGATTTTTGAAATTTCATCAAGTGAGATTTCTTCTTTGTAATTTGATTTTACATATTTAAAGACTTCAGCAAGACGATCACTTTTATTATCCTCGTTAACTGGCACATATGAATTATCATTAATATATCTCAAATCTTTGCTTTTTGACAAAAGAAATAAAATTTCAAGAAGTCCCATTACGACTTCAAAACCTTTCTTTTTGAGTAGTTTACTCATTTTTTTTGCGATCAAAGCGTTGGTTTCTCCTGTAATAGCAACTCCTTTTATTGCTTGGGCGAAAAACTTTTTGACTTCCTGCGCTTCTGGCAATTCATAAAAAGAGTTCCCAAAAAGATCTCGGCTAAAATAAATTACAATCGCTTTTGCTTTAAGGCTATTAATTCCTTTATAAAAAATTTCATCGTTGAGCCAAACATGCGGTATATCATCTCCAAGGAAAACCATATCGCCAGGCTGAAAAGATTCTACCGAATTTCCAATAATTCTTTTGCCGTGGCTTTCTAATATATAAACCAATTCAAATTCTGGATGTGAATGAAAAGGCGATTGGAAAAACGACTCTTCACGAGAGAATACAGATAACGATGTATTTGTATAAGAAGCGATAGTAGTTTTAACGATTTTCATTTTCCGAATAATAATGATAATTAATAATTAAATAATGATAAAATTGAATTAATTAATAAATTGATTTAGATATAATTTTAATTTACCCTAAAAACAAAAATAATATAAAAATACATTCCACAATACTAAATCGTTTTAATAAGATAAAAAAATCAAAAAAAAGTTGTTTTTGCCCCTTGTTTTAATTTAAAAAATCATCTTATTTCTTGTATCTAAAACCCCAAAAACAAAGGAAATAAGGTCTAAATTAAAATAAAAATTGAATCGTTTTTTTGAAAAAAATTACAGAATTGAATTAATAAGTGATTTCTCGATAAATACAGATCTCGATTAATAAACCAATCTTATAAATAACGTTTTTAACAAAAATTAAAGGCGTTTTTAAAAACCTACAATCGTTCCTTTTTTATTCTAAAACTTAAAAATTATTTAACGATAGTTTAATTGGAAAAACAGGGACATAAAAACTAAAACTAAAAAAACAAATGAAAAAAGAACTCTTAATTTTCCTGATTGCTCTCAGTACAAATTTGACTGCACAAACTAAAACTACGGGAAATGTTGTGGAATATTTTGGTAAAGAAAAAATAGAAACAACTGCCGAAGGAAGTGTTTTGCATCAATTCACCGAAGGTTATTTTCTACCGGCCGACAAAAAAAGCGGTACACTTTTCAACGGACAAGATCCGGTGGCTTGGCAATATGCAACGGGAAAATTTGTTAATCCAAACAAGCAAAAAGGAGATTGGCAAACTATTAAAGTAGATTCAGTTGGCGTTTTCAGTGGCAAAGATTTGAGATCTGCTTTTCTTTTTACAGAATACAATTCGCCTAAAGAGCAAATCGTGCTTCTGGAAACTACAGGCGGAACGCGCACTTACATAAATGGAATGCCTCATGAAGGAGATCATTATGATTTTGGATATACTTTGATTCCGTTTAAACTTCGAAAAGGAACAAACGAATTTGTATATACAAAAGGACGTTTTGGGCGTGTAAAATCAAAAATTATTGTTCTTTCAAAAAATATTCAGTTCACTAAACGCGACTTGACGCTTCCGGATGTCATCAATGGAGAAAAAGACGAAAAATGGGCTTCAGCTCGTGTCATCAATGCAACTGAAAAGGATTTAAAAGATCTTAAAATTACGGCAAAATTATCTAGCGGAGAAACCGCATCATACAATACTGACGCCATTATGCCGATGTTTGTGAGAAAAGTAAAATTCAAAGTTCCAGCCGCAAAAAAAGAATTTAGTGGCGAGCTAAAATTAGAACTTACGCTAATTGACAAAAGCGGAAAAATATTGGACAAAACAGA comes from Flavobacterium sp. KACC 22761 and encodes:
- a CDS encoding SDR family oxidoreductase, which translates into the protein MNLNLTDKIIIVTGGAKGIGLGICKVLAGEGAIPVIVGRSNADNEKAIREIESEGGRALAVSAELTNPEACKDAVDQVVALCGRIDGLVNNAGVNDGVGLESGDYEKFMASIHKNLVHYYLMAQYALPELKKTKGAIVNIGSKTADTGQGNTSAYAASNGGRNALTREWSVELLKYGIRVNAVIVAECYTPLYEAWINTLENPEQKLKEITAKIPFENRMTTAEEIANMTVFLLSNRSSHTTGQLIHVDGGYTHLDRSL
- the galB gene encoding beta-galactosidase GalB — protein: MMFSLRNYFALIFCLTIGFSGFSQQKAIKRMGSVDTESFDDNWVFSRFGLQADGLIKEEPKNLEAISTNESNWEKLNLPHDWAIKGPFRIELRGETGKLPWKGIGWYRKHFTVPASDSGKQIFVDFDGAMANAKIYLNGNYVGTWPYGYNSFRMNLTPFLKFGEENVLAVRLDTENWDSRWYPGAGIYRHVWLVKTNPVYVGHWGTYITTPNITKEEAAIKVLVKVDNATNKTVKAVVTTDLYELDIDNKPTIKAGSLIVSTLEIKPNSTEESEAHSILNNPKLWDLKTPNRYVAQTKVSVDGKVVDTYNTPFGIRTIEFTPRNGFLLNGKRVEIFGTCNHHDLGALGAAINTSALKRQLLMLKEMGCNSLRTSHNPPAPELLELADKMGFLVWDEAFDAWKIGKKKLDYNVIFDQWHEKDLMALVHRDRNNPSVFIWSIGNEVPDQQNVKLTKELADIMRREDPTRPVSNGYNDPDGGRSSGAAIALDIMGVNYFFDQQPKWDIDPRYAKKPTIGSETASTVSSRDEYFFDDKYNKTTWQISSYDDAFPGWGCSPDMQFRTNAKYPHLLGEYVWTGFDYLGEPTPYNSDETNLLNFRTDPSKQKELEAKLAELQKNNPPSRSSYFGIIDLAGFPKDRYYSYKSHWRPDVPTAHILPHWNWSERTGQVVPVHVYTSGDEGELFLNGKSLGRKKMTKGVDFRLTWDDVIYKPGELKVICYKNGKIWATDIVKTTGTPTKLDISADRKAVYADDVDLVFVTVDVTDKNGLVVPRSNPLVKFSIEGAGEIVATDNGDATSFVPFQSKERPAYNGKVLVIVKAKKDQKGQFTVKAESEGLQATATTIWIK
- a CDS encoding amidohydrolase family protein; protein product: MKIDSHQHFWKYEPVKDAWITDEMKVIKRDFLPADLEPILFENQFGGCVAVQADQSEEETLFLLDLAKENPFIKGVVGWIDLCSDTIAERLEYCVKFEKLKGFRHIIQAEADLDFMLQPKFQNGISQLAKHNFTYDIVIFPKHLENAAKLVSNFPEQKFVMDHLAKPDFKNKEFTDWENGIRAIAKFPNVMCKISGLVTEADWNNWTKTDFTHCLDVVTEVFGIDRLMFGSDWPVSLLAASYAESCEIVEDYFSKFSKIDQDKFWSKNAINFYHL
- a CDS encoding L-rhamnose mutarotase, with translation MVTQKYCLALDLHEDPVLMAEYKKYHEKIWPEITESITNSGIENLEIYCVGNRMFMIIEANETFTFERKGEMDANNPVVQKWEELMWKYQKALPWAKEGEKWVMMEKIFDLHENR
- a CDS encoding AraC family transcriptional regulator, which produces MKIVKTTIASYTNTSLSVFSREESFFQSPFHSHPEFELVYILESHGKRIIGNSVESFQPGDMVFLGDDIPHVWLNDEIFYKGINSLKAKAIVIYFSRDLFGNSFYELPEAQEVKKFFAQAIKGVAITGETNALIAKKMSKLLKKKGFEVVMGLLEILFLLSKSKDLRYINDNSYVPVNEDNKSDRLAEVFKYVKSNYKEEISLDEISKIANLTPTSFCRMFKAKTKKPFVEYLNEIRVSNACKYLIETDLGISEIAYECGYKTASNFNKLFKKLIGTTPKEYRKNALV